A single Methylomonas sp. AM2-LC DNA region contains:
- a CDS encoding CBS domain-containing protein: MLSKISVTDYMSKNVITVTPDMEVIQAIKIMLDNKITSVPVLNAQGELIGLFSEKDGVKGVVEFSYNQSMDGKVRENMTKETPIIDFEKSVIDAAIQFQEMATRSLPVFQEGRMVGIISRVDVMRALINLS; the protein is encoded by the coding sequence ATGTTATCTAAAATCTCTGTAACCGATTATATGTCAAAGAACGTTATTACGGTTACACCTGATATGGAAGTTATTCAGGCTATAAAAATTATGTTGGATAACAAAATTACCAGTGTACCCGTGCTTAATGCGCAAGGTGAGTTAATTGGGCTTTTTTCTGAGAAGGATGGCGTCAAAGGTGTTGTAGAGTTTTCCTATAACCAAAGTATGGATGGTAAGGTTCGTGAAAACATGACCAAGGAGACACCTATTATCGATTTCGAGAAAAGTGTTATTGATGCTGCAATTCAATTTCAAGAAATGGCGACTAGAAGTTTGCCAGTGTTTCAAGAAGGACGGATGGTTGGGATAATAAGCAGAGTTGATGTCATGAGAGCTTTGATAAATCTATCATGA
- the fumC gene encoding class II fumarate hydratase → MNPISCATRIESDSMGSIAVPADKYWGAQTQRALQYFQIGIERLPRPLIRALGIVKYCAAQSNAVQHGLDQTITNAIADASQDVIIGKLDDNFPLVVWQTGSGTQSNMNANEVIANLASERLGGVLGSKSPVHPNDHCNCSQSSNDVFPTAMHIATVEQLHHLLIPALQYLHQALTDKSLAWTDIIKIGRTHLQDATPLTLGQEFSGYTAQLQLSLARITDCLPRLYPLAQGGTAVGTGLNTKTGFAEIFAEQVANYTGMPFITVSNKFAAMASHDALVEISGVLSGIAVTLYKIANDIRLLASGPRAGLGELSLPENEPGSSIMPGKVNPTQCEMITMVCSQVIGNHTTVTFAGAQGHLELNTFKPVIIYNVLQSIRLLSEAITSFTDHCVVGIHPNTDRITQLMEQSLMLVTALAPDLGYDNAVLIAKRALDNHSTLREAAVASGLIDEAKFDAIVQPAKMISPG, encoded by the coding sequence ATGAACCCAATATCTTGCGCCACACGTATCGAGAGCGACTCTATGGGATCTATTGCTGTGCCCGCAGACAAATACTGGGGCGCCCAAACCCAGCGAGCTCTACAATATTTCCAAATCGGCATTGAACGCTTGCCTAGGCCACTCATTCGGGCTTTAGGAATTGTTAAATATTGCGCGGCGCAAAGCAACGCAGTCCAGCATGGCCTCGATCAAACCATCACGAATGCCATCGCCGATGCCTCGCAGGATGTCATAATCGGCAAACTGGACGACAATTTTCCGCTTGTAGTCTGGCAAACCGGTTCCGGCACTCAGTCTAACATGAATGCTAATGAGGTAATCGCCAATTTAGCCAGTGAGCGCCTGGGCGGTGTGTTGGGATCAAAATCACCTGTTCACCCAAACGATCACTGCAATTGTAGTCAATCAAGCAACGATGTTTTTCCAACCGCGATGCACATAGCTACGGTTGAACAACTCCATCATTTGTTGATACCAGCGCTACAATACTTACATCAGGCGTTGACGGACAAATCTCTGGCCTGGACAGATATCATCAAGATTGGTCGCACCCATTTGCAGGACGCAACTCCCTTAACATTGGGCCAAGAATTTTCCGGCTATACAGCTCAGTTACAACTCAGTTTGGCTCGGATTACTGATTGCTTGCCGCGTCTCTACCCTCTCGCTCAGGGCGGCACAGCAGTCGGTACCGGACTAAATACCAAAACGGGATTCGCAGAAATTTTTGCCGAACAAGTGGCAAACTACACAGGAATGCCATTCATCACGGTTAGCAACAAGTTCGCAGCGATGGCTAGTCATGATGCATTGGTGGAAATATCTGGTGTGTTGAGCGGTATCGCCGTCACACTGTATAAAATCGCCAACGACATTCGTCTACTCGCTTCCGGTCCACGCGCCGGATTGGGGGAGCTGAGTCTGCCGGAAAACGAACCCGGCTCGTCGATCATGCCCGGTAAAGTCAATCCCACACAGTGTGAGATGATAACCATGGTCTGCTCGCAAGTTATCGGAAATCACACCACGGTGACTTTTGCCGGAGCTCAAGGACATTTGGAACTCAATACCTTTAAGCCTGTAATCATTTATAACGTCTTGCAATCGATACGATTGCTCAGTGAAGCCATTACCAGTTTTACGGATCATTGTGTGGTTGGCATTCATCCGAACACAGACCGAATTACTCAGCTTATGGAGCAATCGCTCATGTTGGTAACCGCTTTGGCGCCAGATCTTGGTTATGACAATGCAGTTTTGATAGCCAAAAGGGCTTTGGATAACCATAGCACACTGAGGGAAGCTGCTGTCGCCAGCGGACTTATTGATGAAGCCAAATTTGATGCTATCGTTCAACCGGCAAAGATGATTTCGCCTGGATGA
- a CDS encoding NADH-quinone oxidoreductase subunit N has translation MNVTQLIALGPMIALAGAAVAIMLSIAVKRSFVLASVLAAGGMLSALLMLIYQWREDPLQITALIRMDGFAHYYLFLLLLTGLAIVGFCYDYFKAQQGENEELPLLLLTALLGCSVLISSTHFASFFMGLEILSISLFALIGYPLNQARPLEAAIKYLVLSGVSSAFLLLGMALIYAQSGELFFNAIGHYMADLQSLNRMILCGILLIVVGLGFKLSLIPFHLWTPDVYQGAPAPITAFIATASKASVFALLLRYFNTTDSFTYLPLQMVVSLIAGLSILGGNLLALLQNNVKRLLAYSSIAHLGYLLVAFVAGRGASTEIANEAITFYLSAYLITLLGAFGVISMLSSPQEEAEDISNYRGLFWRRPGLATAFTLMLLSLAGIPLTAGFIGKFYIFVSAMDKQLWGLLCAVIIGSGVGLYYYLKIIVVMSMKVEATDIEFSKPYPPARISISILVSLILLLIWLGVYPSLVIDAIQEKLITSEVVDQTVNFCWYDFGCAGNIN, from the coding sequence ATGAATGTTACACAACTGATAGCTTTGGGGCCCATGATTGCACTTGCTGGCGCGGCAGTAGCCATCATGCTAAGCATTGCCGTTAAACGGAGTTTTGTTTTGGCCAGCGTGCTCGCCGCTGGCGGTATGTTAAGTGCATTGCTAATGTTGATTTACCAATGGCGGGAAGATCCGCTGCAGATTACGGCATTGATACGGATGGACGGCTTTGCACACTATTATTTGTTCTTGCTGTTGTTGACCGGCCTGGCCATTGTGGGGTTTTGTTATGATTACTTCAAAGCCCAGCAAGGAGAAAACGAAGAACTTCCCTTGCTGCTACTGACCGCGCTGCTTGGCTGCTCAGTGCTGATCAGTAGCACGCATTTTGCCAGTTTTTTCATGGGATTGGAAATACTTAGCATATCGCTGTTTGCACTGATAGGCTATCCACTCAATCAAGCCAGACCTCTGGAGGCTGCGATTAAATATCTGGTTTTATCCGGCGTGTCTTCGGCTTTTCTATTACTAGGCATGGCCTTGATCTATGCGCAAAGCGGTGAACTGTTCTTTAATGCCATAGGGCATTATATGGCTGATTTGCAGTCGCTGAACCGCATGATACTCTGCGGTATCCTATTGATCGTCGTCGGCTTGGGGTTCAAACTGTCCCTGATACCATTCCACCTCTGGACTCCGGATGTTTACCAAGGCGCGCCTGCGCCAATCACCGCCTTTATCGCTACTGCTTCCAAAGCTTCGGTATTCGCCTTACTGCTCCGGTATTTCAACACAACCGATAGTTTCACTTACCTCCCCTTGCAAATGGTTGTCAGTCTGATTGCCGGCCTATCGATACTGGGTGGTAATTTGCTGGCTTTGCTGCAAAACAATGTGAAACGCTTGCTGGCTTATTCCTCTATCGCGCATCTGGGATATTTATTAGTAGCGTTTGTGGCTGGCAGAGGCGCTTCGACGGAAATCGCAAATGAAGCCATTACCTTTTATTTATCAGCGTATCTCATTACCCTACTAGGCGCTTTCGGGGTAATTTCCATGCTGTCTTCACCACAAGAGGAAGCAGAAGATATCTCTAATTACCGAGGTCTGTTTTGGCGGCGGCCAGGCTTAGCAACAGCATTTACTCTAATGCTGCTTTCGCTGGCGGGCATTCCGCTGACCGCCGGATTCATAGGTAAATTCTATATCTTCGTCAGCGCTATGGATAAGCAGTTATGGGGTTTACTCTGCGCGGTTATTATTGGAAGCGGCGTAGGACTTTATTATTATTTGAAAATCATCGTTGTCATGTCGATGAAGGTTGAGGCAACAGACATTGAATTTTCAAAACCTTACCCACCCGCTCGGATATCCATCTCAATACTCGTGTCGCTAATCCTGCTACTGATTTGGCTTGGGGTTTATCCGAGCTTGGTGATTGATGCCATTCAAGAAAAATTGATCACATCTGAAGTTGTAGACCAAACCGTAAATTTTTGCTGGTACGACTTTGGTTGTGCAGGCAATATCAACTGA
- a CDS encoding rubredoxin-like domain-containing protein, producing MNDTISVLTLDNPPQWVCLVCGYNMIGEMTDICPFCGARHDQFMRWDEVEMTYRVTSVTVNDYVNQLLSVPKLGLEHAAYQVVTEHGLVWIDSPSAFNRDLQPAATILFTHHHFMGASNQYRRLWHSEVCLHELDARHPLAAAFDIDKCFSEDFVYNGIRSFHIGGHTPGFTLYIYRHVLFICDYVFLTNDGMCFNPYGPEIETRQRAKYIYEIISKASLNTVCGYNYVSDFTDWLPAFENLLFQH from the coding sequence ATGAACGACACAATTTCAGTATTAACGCTCGATAACCCTCCACAATGGGTTTGCCTGGTATGTGGCTACAACATGATTGGCGAGATGACGGATATTTGCCCGTTTTGTGGCGCCCGACATGATCAGTTCATGCGTTGGGACGAGGTGGAAATGACATATCGGGTCACTAGTGTGACAGTAAATGACTATGTTAATCAATTGCTATCCGTACCCAAATTGGGACTGGAGCATGCGGCCTATCAAGTCGTAACTGAACATGGCTTGGTGTGGATCGATTCACCTTCGGCGTTCAACCGCGATTTGCAGCCAGCGGCTACGATTTTATTCACACACCATCATTTTATGGGGGCTTCAAATCAATACCGCCGCCTCTGGCACTCCGAAGTTTGTTTGCATGAATTGGATGCCAGGCATCCACTGGCAGCAGCGTTCGACATTGATAAATGCTTTAGCGAAGACTTCGTCTATAATGGCATACGGAGCTTTCACATCGGCGGCCACACACCTGGTTTTACCCTGTACATCTATCGGCACGTGCTGTTTATCTGTGATTATGTATTTCTGACTAACGACGGTATGTGTTTCAATCCCTACGGACCCGAAATCGAAACCAGGCAACGCGCTAAGTACATTTATGAAATCATAAGCAAGGCATCGTTGAATACGGTATGCGGTTACAACTATGTTTCCGACTTTACCGATTGGCTACCGGCATTCGAAAATTTACTCTTTCAGCACTGA